One genomic window of Caballeronia sp. SBC1 includes the following:
- a CDS encoding IS3 family transposase (programmed frameshift) gives MSKPSQFSPEVRERAVRLVREQRGEHPSLWAAVETIAPMIGCSSQTLLGWVKREQIDSGEREGVTTSERERLKTLERENKELRRANEILKLASAFFAPGGARPPSEVLKAFVDQHRDTFGVESICKVLRIAPSGYRRHAAQLRDPSRRCARAIRDELLQPEIKRVWQANMQVYGADKVWKQMNRERIEVARCTVERLMRRLGLRGVMRGKRVRTTVPNACAPRPLDRVNRQFNASRPNQLWVSDFTYVSTWQGWLYVAFVIDVFARRIVGWRVSTSMTTDFVLDALEQALYARRPGGDGMLIHHSDRGSQYVSVRYSERLAEAGIEPSVGSRGDSYDNALAETINGLYKAELIHRRTWKTRESVELATLEWVAWFNHHRLMEPLGYIPPAEAEANYYRQLETSAVEPVLT, from the exons ATGAGCAAGCCAAGCCAATTTTCCCCTGAAGTCCGAGAGCGCGCCGTTCGTCTGGTGCGCGAGCAGCGTGGCGAGCACCCGTCACTGTGGGCAGCTGTTGAAACCATTGCGCCGATGATCGGTTGTTCGAGCCAGACCCTATTGGGCTGGGTCAAGCGTGAGCAGATCGACAGCGGCGAGCGCGAAGGCGTGACCACGTCGGAGCGTGAACGCCTCAAGACGCTGGAACGTGAGAACAAGGAACTGCGCCGCGCCAACGAGATTCTGAAGTTGGCGAGCGCGTTTTTCGCCC CAGGCGGAGCTCGACCGCCGTCTGAAGTCCTGAAGGCCTTCGTCGATCAGCATCGCGACACCTTCGGGGTCGAGTCGATCTGCAAGGTCTTGCGGATTGCCCCGTCGGGCTATCGGCGTCATGCCGCGCAACTTCGCGATCCGTCGCGGCGCTGTGCTCGCGCGATACGCGATGAACTTCTGCAACCCGAGATCAAGCGTGTCTGGCAGGCCAACATGCAAGTGTACGGCGCGGATAAGGTCTGGAAGCAGATGAACCGGGAGCGCATCGAGGTGGCTCGCTGCACCGTTGAACGATTGATGAGGCGACTGGGTTTGCGTGGCGTGATGCGAGGCAAGCGTGTTCGCACGACCGTCCCCAATGCCTGCGCCCCGCGCCCGCTGGATCGGGTCAATCGCCAGTTCAACGCTTCGCGGCCAAACCAGCTTTGGGTCTCGGACTTCACCTACGTCTCGACGTGGCAGGGCTGGTTGTACGTCGCGTTCGTGATCGACGTGTTCGCTCGGCGGATCGTTGGTTGGCGCGTCAGCACGTCGATGACCACGGACTTCGTTCTGGATGCGCTTGAACAGGCACTTTACGCACGGCGACCAGGCGGCGACGGAATGCTGATACACCACTCCGACAGAGGTTCGCAATACGTCAGCGTTCGCTATAGCGAGCGGCTCGCCGAAGCGGGCATCGAACCGTCGGTCGGCAGTCGGGGCGATAGCTACGATAATGCCCTCGCTGAAACGATCAACGGCTTGTACAAGGCTGAACTGATTCATCGCCGCACCTGGAAAACACGTGAGTCCGTCGAGTTGGCAACGCTGGAATGGGTGGCCTGGTTCAATCACCATCGGCTGATGGAACCGCTTGGCTATATCCCGCCCGCTGAAGCTGAGGCAAACTACTACCGGCAACTTGAAACATCCGCCGTTGAACCCGTATTAACTTAA
- a CDS encoding formylglycine-generating enzyme family protein, with product MRDAFTHFRDCDVCSEMVFLPAGEYLMGATEEEFKGEDQYRFMYLGETPRHKVNIKSFEIAKFSVTRKQFGMFASETGFDGKGCKIFNGRKWILDSNASWKNPGFKQTDQDPAVCISWDDAQKFIAWIDLKISNNTGEHFRLPTEEEWEYAARAGTATSSYWGGNSFEQCKYENARDSTARLLDPSVPFVECNDGYITTAPVGSFRPNPWGLFDMLGNAYQWISDCSSLGYSDGSIAVAREGVKMYGCSSRVLRGASWASIPIAVRSANRGGARPNMRSSTIGFRLAADISN from the coding sequence GTGAGAGACGCATTTACGCACTTCCGTGATTGTGATGTCTGTTCGGAGATGGTTTTCTTACCAGCCGGTGAGTATCTAATGGGCGCTACGGAAGAAGAGTTCAAGGGCGAGGATCAATATAGATTTATGTACTTGGGAGAGACGCCGCGTCATAAGGTAAATATTAAATCTTTTGAAATCGCAAAATTCTCGGTAACGCGGAAACAGTTCGGGATGTTTGCCAGTGAAACAGGATTTGATGGAAAAGGGTGCAAAATATTCAATGGGCGGAAATGGATATTAGATAGCAATGCGAGCTGGAAAAATCCGGGGTTTAAACAGACAGATCAAGACCCTGCTGTTTGCATTTCATGGGACGACGCGCAGAAATTCATTGCGTGGATTGATTTAAAAATTTCGAACAATACAGGCGAACATTTTCGTTTGCCGACCGAGGAAGAATGGGAATATGCGGCGAGAGCCGGAACCGCGACGTCATCTTACTGGGGCGGTAATTCGTTCGAGCAGTGTAAATACGAGAATGCTAGAGATTCGACCGCAAGGTTGCTTGATCCTAGCGTGCCCTTTGTCGAATGTAACGATGGATATATTACAACGGCTCCAGTGGGGTCATTTAGACCCAACCCGTGGGGGTTGTTTGACATGTTAGGTAATGCATATCAATGGATCTCAGATTGTTCATCTTTGGGGTACTCAGATGGTTCCATTGCCGTGGCACGCGAAGGCGTAAAGATGTACGGCTGCTCTTCAAGAGTTCTGCGAGGTGCGAGTTGGGCGTCTATACCAATCGCTGTTCGTTCAGCCAACAGAGGGGGGGCGCGGCCAAATATGCGTAGTAGTACGATCGGCTTCCGTCTTGCAGCTGATATATCGAATTAA
- a CDS encoding SDR family NAD(P)-dependent oxidoreductase: MNSFSLKVAIVTGGGSGIGKEVAKQLVAAGASVVIGGRDVSKLEQAAKEIDPSGMKVRYHAGDIALPATAAALVELATQAFGGVDILINNAGVFSPKPFLEVDEKEYDWFIDTILKGKFFMAQAAARAMKLRGGGAIVQTGSLWALQAIGATPSAAYSAANAGVHALTRNLAIELAPLNIRINTVAPAVVETPVYNTFMTDDQVKETLPSFNAFHPLGRNGQPADVASAMLFLASAEASWITGTVLPVDGGVTAGRI, encoded by the coding sequence ATGAATAGTTTTTCTTTAAAGGTAGCAATAGTAACGGGTGGCGGTTCTGGAATTGGCAAAGAAGTGGCGAAGCAGCTCGTTGCGGCGGGCGCATCTGTTGTTATAGGCGGGCGCGACGTGTCGAAGCTTGAGCAGGCAGCGAAGGAGATTGATCCGAGCGGCATGAAGGTGCGTTACCACGCCGGAGACATTGCTCTGCCTGCAACGGCTGCCGCGCTGGTCGAACTGGCAACGCAGGCGTTTGGCGGTGTCGATATCCTGATCAATAACGCAGGCGTTTTTAGTCCCAAGCCGTTTCTGGAAGTGGATGAGAAGGAGTACGACTGGTTTATCGACACCATCCTGAAAGGCAAGTTCTTCATGGCCCAGGCTGCGGCACGTGCGATGAAGCTGCGCGGAGGCGGCGCGATCGTGCAGACCGGTTCGTTGTGGGCACTGCAGGCGATCGGCGCTACGCCGTCAGCCGCGTACTCCGCCGCGAATGCGGGCGTGCATGCACTGACCCGCAATCTCGCGATCGAACTCGCGCCCTTGAACATCCGGATCAATACGGTCGCACCTGCCGTTGTTGAGACCCCTGTCTACAACACGTTCATGACCGACGATCAAGTGAAGGAAACGCTGCCGTCGTTCAACGCGTTCCATCCGCTCGGCCGGAACGGCCAGCCCGCAGATGTCGCGTCGGCCATGCTCTTTCTTGCGTCCGCTGAGGCATCGTGGATTACCGGCACGGTGCTGCCGGTCGATGGCGGCGTAACCGCTGGCCGGATCTGA